One Narcine bancroftii isolate sNarBan1 chromosome 3, sNarBan1.hap1, whole genome shotgun sequence DNA window includes the following coding sequences:
- the dctn6 gene encoding dynactin subunit 6, which translates to MEVGSGRLLQKSVKIAAGAVVCVESEIKGDVTIGPRTVVHPKARIIAEAGPIVIGEGNLIEEQALIINSYPENLVPQKEDVEPKLMTIGTNNVFEVGCHFEALKIGDNNVIESKASIGRNVILTSGCIIGACCHVNSCEVIPENTVIYGVDCMRRVQSERPQPQTLQLDFLMKILPNYHHLKKTVKGSSTPIKS; encoded by the exons ATGGAGGTTGGTTCGGGGAGGTTATTACAGAAAAG TGTtaaaattgcagcaggagctgttgTCTGTGTTGAGAGTGAAATCAAGGGGGATGTAACTATTG gTCCTAGGACGGTAGTTCATCCTAAGGCTCGTATTATCGCAGAGGCAGGACCAATCGTCATTGGTGAAGGGAACTTGATTGAAGAACAAGCACTTATTATTAATAG CTATCCAGAAAATCTTGTGCCTCAGAAGGAAGATGTTGAACCTAAACTTATGACTATTGGAACAAACAATGTATTTGAAGTTGGGTGTC ATTTTGAAGCTCTGAAGATTGGAGATAACAATGTTATTGAATCTAAAG CATCTATCGGTAGAAATGTGATCCTAACCAGTGGCTGTATTATTGGTGCCTGCTGTCATGTAAATTCCTGTGAAGTTATTCCAGAAAATACAGTGATATATGGTGTAGATTGTATGCGAAGAGTACAGTCAGAACGTCCACAG ccACAAACACTGCAGCTGGATTTCCTGATGAAAATCTTGCCTAATTATCATCACTTAAAGAAAACAGTGAAAGGAAGCTCCactccaataaaaagctga